The Muricauda sp. SCSIO 65647 genome includes a region encoding these proteins:
- a CDS encoding endonuclease/exonuclease/phosphatase family protein, which translates to MKKLLLLLLCGVFHTNAQTKVDSTRIVRVLSFNIYHGETVGADKKFDLDLLASIINNEAPDLVALQEVDFKTKRALGYDLATELGQRTKMAPLFGKAMPYNGGEYGEGVLSKYSFLHTKNHALAAGEGKEPRAALEVNVQLKSGDPIRFIGTHLDHTRDETDRINQAKQLNELFATNDIPTILAGDLNARPDSETMGILFKQWQRSDAENTPTAPASDPRAKIDYVLFRPANKWCVLETKVLCNEKATDHCVVLSVLQLLD; encoded by the coding sequence ATGAAAAAGCTTTTATTGTTACTCCTATGCGGTGTGTTTCACACAAACGCACAAACAAAAGTAGATTCAACGCGCATCGTTCGTGTACTCAGCTTTAATATTTACCATGGAGAGACCGTTGGCGCCGATAAAAAATTCGATTTGGATCTATTGGCATCCATCATCAATAATGAAGCCCCTGATCTGGTAGCCTTGCAAGAAGTGGATTTTAAGACCAAAAGGGCCTTGGGTTACGATTTGGCCACCGAATTGGGCCAGCGCACAAAAATGGCGCCGCTATTCGGAAAAGCGATGCCTTACAACGGGGGTGAATATGGTGAGGGCGTGCTTTCCAAATATTCATTTTTACATACCAAAAACCATGCTTTGGCAGCTGGGGAAGGCAAAGAACCCCGTGCTGCATTGGAAGTAAATGTGCAGTTAAAAAGCGGAGACCCTATTCGTTTTATAGGTACACATTTAGATCATACCAGAGATGAGACCGATAGGATCAATCAAGCAAAACAACTCAATGAATTGTTTGCAACAAACGACATACCTACAATTTTGGCCGGAGACCTCAATGCCAGACCAGATAGTGAAACCATGGGGATTCTGTTTAAGCAATGGCAACGATCAGATGCAGAAAATACCCCTACGGCACCGGCAAGCGACCCAAGGGCAAAAATAGATTACGTGCTTTTTAGGCCGGCAAACAAATGGTGTGTGTTGGAAACCAAAGTACTATGTAACGAAAAAGCAACAGACCATTGTGTAGTGTTAAGCGTATTGCAATTGTTAGATTGA